aacaaaaaaactcagtTTGTGTGcgatgaatctagaatataagaaagtttgcttttttaattaaattacaaaaaataaagaccttttccatgatattcaaaaaaatttagatgcatatatatatatattagtgctgtcaacgttaacgcgttaacgcatgcgattaatttttgtctggtttaacgtgtcaaaatatttaacgcaattaacgcagcatccgtattttctgccatccgttggctagctttacattatatgatcacgctcttattcatttaaatgcttttaaacatttcaagcgcggcaagacaaaagagaatgcgctgtctgtgaatgcccttatgtgacacatacacacgtacacacacacacacacacacaatgcatagacagggcgccagaatccagttctcttaagcgcttgaactaacaataaacatcccaaagtgccagttttgtcgattatcctcataagagcaatcttaaatgatttatataaagtctaaaatgaaaaaaaaagagttgtgagagaatgaggcgagatccatagacagtatataaacggtgagatccgagtgtctgtctgctcttaaagggacatcagccaataaagcttcctgtcagtaaagttaaagaacaaagggaacagagaaaatgactcgctgctcttgactaaataacttttgtagctttaataaggactaaattaatttatagtttatgcagtgcagactgcatataactttgataactttattaaatttctgtatatttcctaactgttaagacaggaagggcaggagtaaacatgacatttattatgggtttatgttagcattgttttaagtttacttaaattaaaaactgttatatttttgaagcctaataataaatgtaaaaaaaaaaaaaaaatcagtagctgtattaatatcagtaatactggccttcatccataaaaagatgtcatttaaacaagtatttcaatttaactgtgaaattcttacattaaaaaatatattaaaaacgtacaaaaaaaattctttttttattgcgattaattgcgattaatcacagaaaaaatgtgtgattaatctagttaaagtttttaatcgattgacagcactaatatatatatatatatatatatctatatatatatatatatatctatatatatatatatatatatatatatatatatatatatatataggccctatacattagaaaattaaaaaaatatattttatttagaaaaaaataattatattaatgattGTAGGAATACTTTCAAGCAATACGTTACAtttcaaaaaaattacaaactattaaatataaaacataagacAAACTGATTGAATTGTGAGCATATGGCATGAAAAATTGTGAGCATATGGCATGAAATGCTTTTGGGAATATGGTCTTTGACATACTATGTTTtgtctaaattaataaatttttgcTAAtaataagcatgcataaaacttatgttgttattattatacaagAAATTTTTTAATGGCCTCATAATAATAGAGAGGCTGCATGGAATATTTGCACTTTTAACTCtgtatgaataaattaaaatgtttaatttattgagCTACACCTGCGGTCACTCTGCTACAGCTGATTGCCGTCTTCGTATCTGCAAAAATCTTGCAACTGTTTACATTCCCTTAAAGTCCCCCTGTGggttttttatgttgtttatttgtcTATGTAGTGTTTTTAATATGCTTTTAGACAAACCATGTGCCAATCCATTTGTCAACACCATTACTGAGTTTTTTCTCCTTAAAACTGTAGTTTCCCAGAGACTACTTGGgcaaaggtcattgcaaaaattGGATTTGAAAAGTGAAGTTAATTTTGAGAAACGTCTAGCTCTGTTACTTGAAGATTCCACTTGCTTTAAACCAATatcaataaaatctatttttgagTATAAACCACCGCTGTCTATGTACTATGCAATTCAAGCACAGAGTTTAAAAAAGCACACAATTGCACGTTGAGGAAAACACACATGCAAGTGAGTACACATATAAACACCCAGCTTTCTCAGACCTCAAGGGCTGGATCAGGGTTACTTTACACACCTTTGAACATCCCTTTTCACAGTGTGAAATGGATTTGAATGAGGAAGAGGAGGTCAGGAGAGGAGGTGTGGAGGCTAGAGGAGGGAAACGAAGGGAACAGGGTGGGAAACTGACAGGAGGGAAGAAGAAAAGAAGGTAGACggattttgcatttgtgaaaaaaaaacagggcCAATAGTTATTGAGTTGCATGGGAAGGATCTCCCTTTCTCTTTCTGTGCTCTCCAACCTTCTCCCTTGCTTGTCCCCTCTCTCATTACCATAGCAGCtgcagagctgtgtgtgtgtgtgtgtgtgtatgtgtgtgtgtgtgtgtgtgtgtgtgtgtgtgtgtgtgtgtgtgtgtgtgtgtgtgtgtgtgtgtgtgtgtgtgtgtgtgtgtgtgtgtgtgtgtgtgtgtgtgtgtgtgtgtgtgtgtgtgtgcagagggaGGGGGTCGGGGTCGGGCAGTGTGACTTAAGCAGGGGCTCCTGTCAATGGTGGACCGTCTGGGGAATGAATAGAGCCGAAATGAGATGCACTGGATGAacaaaagagaagaggagagaagaaTGGATGAGTGAATTGGGTGGCTTGTCACTGTGAGCTGGAGCACACAAAATGGAGTGAAATAGTGAAAGAAAGTTAAAAGGAGCAGAGGGCATGCAAGGATTGGTCGGGCCAGCTGTCTCTCTCGCTATCTGTCTTTTGCCCCTTCTGTCAATGGAGAGACTAAAGGTTGGAAGCATGAGAGTGTGACTTGGGCAGAAAAATGCCTTGTAAGCAATAAATATTTGAGTACACCccaaaaaaatgcttttactATTTCGTAAACAACTGTTACACACAACATGTGATGTGCTTAATAAAGTTTTTCTCTTGTGTGACTGAAAACGATCAGCCaaatcaaaactaaaaaaaatattgttttatatttatattacttaagaGTAACAGTGCACTTTTGATTTTTTTCATACTCCTATTGCACATTCTGTCATCTCAGAATATTCGATGTAGGAGTATGAAAAAATCACTGATGAGTTCCTGAACTGATATAAACAAGTTGTTTTTACTTGTTGTTGTGAAGGAAATGCATGCCAATTCTATCATCTTTACCCCTAATCTCTAACCAGTAATTTGGTTACATTGACACATATCAGCTTTAACAGTATTTTGGATTTAGTTAACATTCCCTGCTCTTTAGGCAGCTAGCATGATTGGGCTTAAAACATTGTTTACCATTAGCTGCATCAACTTTATAATGGTGGTAATTAATTTCAGTTGGTATCATCTGTAGCTTACAGTATATTAGCCATTTAAAGTTATTGGGACACAGACATGTACAAATGTGTAACTAATTTGCAGAATTGACATTTTAAGAGTTAAAGTTCAAGATAAAGGTGAAACTTTTTGTATTGATAAGTGTTCTACCTCAGCAACAGTGGGAGGTAAGTATGTATGTATGGGATAGTTCatcaacaaaattaaaattttgtcatgtaCTGACCCTCATGTTGTGCCAAAACCCtatcagtttctttcttctgctgaacacaaagtaTAATTtggagaatgttggtaaccaaacaattgCTGGTATAgcaattgacttccattgtattcaACGTCAGTGGCTACCAGAAACTGTTTgtcacccacattcttcaaaatatcttcttttttactAAACGAAAGAAACTCATGCATGCTTGGAAATAATTGAGGGCTAGTAAATGATGACTTTAACTTCACAAGAGTTTTGAAAGTGTGTGTTCCCTTGTGAAAATCAAGTACACTTAAGCATACTtaaaaaagagtacttattacagaaatattacactttaaaagaCATCAGTGTCAACTGAATGTAGTGTTAttggacacttaattgcatgcttacaattaaattaaaatgaattgtactttattacatttatattaaatgcagttagtTGAACTTAAGAGCTGCTTTTTTGACCCAACAGGACTTAATGTAGGTACATCTATGCAATGTTATAATTACTTctattttctttgaaatatggtaaaaacgtgctgctgaatgtactgataaaagtgaaatatattaattttaactgtaatatcaaatatcaaaaaaatatcaaaaacattgAATGTATAATGAACACTTTACACGTGCCAAACGTGTGTTTACCAAGGAACTAACTGCTATCTGGTCAAGGCTCTGCACACACATATGGAACATGTTTTTCTGTAAGTTACGTAACACTGTATAAAGACATTTGTTTAGGCTAACTGCATCCTTCACAGTCCGTTTTTCACAACCACTTGTGTTTCTCGGAAATACTAAGCAACCTATATGGCTCTGCAACTAAGGCACAGGAAGAGGCAAAGGCTGACTCAAGAAACAATAACATTCTGAAGAATCCTCACTGAGTCACATGCAAGTCTATGCATTGCACCAGTCATTTTCTTACAACCACAGAATTTAATCTAAAATGGCTTTgtacaaaaagtacaaaatacagcaagtaatatatttaaaatatgaccaCTTACATTATtcgaaacataaacaaaacagctaaacaaatataaaaacacaacaaaataacaattcacaaAAACATTATGAGAGCCCTTTTTCCAAACTTCTGTTtgatgaaaataatatttcaaaagttGGTCCAGAATATCACGAAGTTACTTTTATAAGAAGTTACTTTTACTTTCATGTCATAAACGTTATGGCATTATCAAGTAAAGACTTGTGCATTGTGCAACTTCTTGTTACACTGGTTTTACCATGTAGCATCCCCCTTAAAAAGAGGAGGATAGGACTTCAGATAGGAAGTGCTCCAAGACTTTTTCTGGACACTTTACTTGTTTGTTCTCCCATTATGTCAAAAGGATGCCCAGTAACACTgtcatattttaacatttcaacaGTTGTCATGGTCTAAAATATGTTTGACATTACTTATGGGGGGGACATTCAAGCAGAGTGTGTTGCGTAATTACACATACAGTAATTTAATTCATAGGCATATAAAAACCTTTGCAAAGAATGAGTGGAACCCACCCTGGAGCTTACATACAATAAGAATAGTTTTTCCATTTAGAAAAATAGTATCTTTAAAAGTTGGCATCACACCAACAACTCATAAAACAGCCATCAgtgcaatatttaaaacattctcAAGTATAAGTAATGCATATTTTTATACTGGCTTTGAAGCATTTCATAAGTCACAACATATTTAAACCTTACAACTTGCCTGAGTTGACAAGAGGTCTAAGAAGACATGGCCAACGTGCTTTAGGATACAATGCAGTCTATACGCTGATCTATAGATTTGCTCAACCTCTGAATTACAAAACAGTGTGGCTTGAAATGTGTGgatcagctaaaaataaaaacaataacaaattactgATTATGACACAACAGTCAATGCCAAAATGCAGACCTATTTAGTTGCGagtgaaataaaatgtgtataaatattTCCATTAAGAGGTGAGAGATGCTGAATGATACTAAACTTGATGACCAACATGCTTTGTCACCGTTATAGGTTAATGCATTACAGTTGAGGTATCGGACATCAGTCCCTGTTTTAGGCAATATGCAAAGAGAATGTGTACATAGTGTTATTCTGTACAGGAATATTTATGTCAGTCTAGTCAGTGTGTGAattggggcgggggggggggtcGACTTTGTGGAGAAATGTCTGTCAGTAATGTTAATGATTAAGTTGGTCTCGCGCATAAATTTTGTATAGCTTAACGTCAGTTACATACAATCTTTTGTAGTTTTTGTGGTTCTTAAAACGCTGCATATATAGccttatatagctatatatagcCTTCCTACTTTCAGGACcaccgttgttgttttttttctttttggatgtTCAAGCCTTAATTAAGGAGTCAGATCCCCACCCCCACAAAATTCGCAACCTGAGTCAAACCAAGCTGTTGGACCAACTAAAGTCGTCTTTCTTACGTTGATAGCCTACGACTGTTCAatttgtcatgaaaaaaaaaatctataaataacacAGCGATTATTTTCATCATGCATCCAAAGTTGGCAAACCACACCCATGACATTGTACCAACCCAACTTATCAAAAATAACCTTTTGGATTTGAATTCTGTGCCTACCGATATTAAATCAATCTCCTAAATACATCACAAACAAACTGTCTTTGGCACATAAGGGTCATATAGGCTTAAATGTACAGCGTCAGATCTTCTTTGATTGCCTCAGAGCGCGCTTGATGAGTACTTCGCCCGTGTGATGAGGTAAAGAACGATGTCTTGATGTCCACCAAAAGCTGCTATGTGCAGGGCGCTCCATCCATCTCTGTTTGCCAGACGGATGTCTGCACCGAACTTCACTAGAAGCTTCACTAACTCTAGGTTGCCATCGATCACGGACTGATGAAGCGCCGTCTGTCCTTCGGGTCCGAAAGAGTTCACGTTAAATTCACAGTTTGTCATGTTTTGCAAGAGAGAATGGAGTTCCTTAGTATTCCCTTTCCTGAGCGCTTCCTGAAACACTCTTTGACGCGCAGAGCAAGCCATGTCCGCCTGACTCATGATTTCAACAGGTAGATGACTGCAGCCCTTCGCTTCTGTATCTGATAGAAGATAATGAGCCAGATCTTCGTCCACTCTCCGAAATAACCTGAGGGAATATTCACTAATGGGAAGTTTTATTCGAAGACCAAGCTCCAAGGTAGCTTATTTACAATTCCCCCAGTTTATGCGTTCCGTAGTAGACGCTCAATAAGCATAAAACACGTTTCTTATACAGCTGGGAACTTCAGTAtcccatgctgcatatgctgcTCCAATACTCTGTTCATAATAGAAAATGTATCAGTTATTTAGCTAATCTttgcaaatgaaaaaaacaaaacaaaaaaaaaacagggaaaatAGTATTGCAATCAATATAGTAAACGGATGTTTGGGGCTTTACCTATAGTGGTTCCCACGAGCGGGTGTTGAATGGCCTGCTCCGCGCGCTGTGTTCTGTCTGTATGCTCCGTTATAGCTCACCGACTTGATTCCGCCTATTGAGGCTCATTTGAATAACAATCACCCGTTACGAAGTTTGTCTTTCAGGGGCGGAGACTGTGTTCGTTTCATAGGATGCTTTTTAGCAAACTGCATTGCAGAGAAAATGCTACaaataattatacaataataaaagtGCTGAATGTCTGTGGAATTCGTGAATAATTACTTTTCAGATGGAATCATGCTGCTACTAGTAACtgcacaatataatatatatatatatatatatatatatatatatatatatatatatatatatatatatatatatatatatatatatattaaaataaacagtagGTTAGTATATTTAATTAACGTTTaaactacaatatatatatatatatagtagtttaAACGTTAATTAAATATACTAACctactgtttattttaatatatatatatatatatatagtagtttaAACGTTAATTAAATATACTAACCTACTGTTTATTTTCAACCCT
Above is a window of Carassius carassius chromosome 4, fCarCar2.1, whole genome shotgun sequence DNA encoding:
- the LOC132137975 gene encoding notch-regulated ankyrin repeat-containing protein B-like; this encodes MSQADMACSARQRVFQEALRKGNTKELHSLLQNMTNCEFNVNSFGPEGQTALHQSVIDGNLELVKLLVKFGADIRLANRDGWSALHIAAFGGHQDIVLYLITRAKYSSSAL